From one Bacillus sp. FJAT-42376 genomic stretch:
- a CDS encoding sulfite exporter TauE/SafE family protein: MEWFILILLGLFAGTLGSIVGLGGGIIIVPALLFLSGILPAEITPQEAVGTSLFVLIFTGLSSTLAYMKYKRVDYKSGWIFFIGSGPGSLAGSWVNRMFTDDSFSVWFGLFMIAMAIVLMFKERAAPLPGMKAAKGIQRTYTQPDGSVITYSYQPLAGILIAFAVGFLGGLFGIGGGSLMVPVMVMLFMFPPHVAIGTSMFIIFLSSITSSGIHAAMGNVNWLYAIALIPGAYAGGKLGAYINNKLESKTIMILLRLVLVLVGIRLIYQGIS; encoded by the coding sequence ATGGAATGGTTCATTTTAATCTTACTGGGTTTATTCGCGGGAACGCTTGGAAGTATAGTAGGGCTTGGCGGCGGCATTATCATCGTGCCGGCTCTTCTTTTTCTGTCAGGTATTTTGCCGGCGGAAATCACTCCCCAGGAAGCGGTAGGTACATCGTTATTTGTTTTGATTTTTACGGGCCTGTCCTCCACCCTTGCTTATATGAAATATAAAAGAGTCGATTACAAAAGCGGCTGGATTTTCTTTATTGGAAGCGGCCCCGGGAGTCTCGCTGGCTCCTGGGTAAACAGGATGTTTACGGATGATTCTTTTTCCGTCTGGTTCGGTCTTTTTATGATTGCCATGGCCATTGTGCTTATGTTTAAAGAACGTGCTGCTCCTCTGCCGGGAATGAAAGCTGCGAAAGGAATTCAGCGGACTTATACTCAGCCGGATGGCTCAGTCATAACTTATTCGTATCAGCCTCTTGCGGGAATTCTTATTGCCTTTGCAGTAGGATTTTTAGGGGGGCTGTTCGGAATTGGCGGGGGCTCTCTTATGGTTCCTGTGATGGTCATGCTGTTCATGTTCCCGCCGCATGTAGCGATTGGAACCTCAATGTTTATTATTTTTCTGTCATCCATCACAAGCTCCGGCATTCATGCGGCTATGGGAAACGTAAACTGGCTTTATGCCATAGCCCTTATTCCCGGCGCTTATGCAGGAGGAAAGCTTGGAGCCTACATTAACAATAAACTGGAGAGCAAAACCATTATGATTTTGCTTAGGCTGGTTCTCGTTCTAGTGGGAATCCGCTTAATCTATCAAGGAATCAGCTAA
- a CDS encoding DUF72 domain-containing protein — MIQIGLTGWGDHDSLYPDSVRTGDKLKEYSAYFPVVELDASFYAVQPERNMKKWADETPGNFQFIVKAYQGMTGHERGEIPFETKSEMFEAFKLSLSPLIEEGKMAMVLFQFPPWFDCKKENVDYLRWCRQQMEEIPCALEFRNQTWFEPAVRDKTLLFMREENWIHSVCDEPQAGMSSIPAVLEIANPQKTLVRFHGRNVHGWNKTGSDQEWREVRYLYKYSTAELEEWGKALKDLSSKTKELFVVFNNNSGGDAAGNALELIELLGVTYKNLAPRQMSLLDFE; from the coding sequence TTGATTCAGATCGGGCTGACAGGCTGGGGAGATCATGACTCCCTATATCCGGACTCCGTTCGGACAGGTGACAAGTTAAAAGAATACAGTGCCTATTTTCCGGTAGTTGAATTGGATGCGAGCTTTTATGCGGTTCAGCCTGAACGGAATATGAAGAAGTGGGCTGATGAAACGCCCGGGAATTTTCAGTTCATCGTTAAAGCCTATCAGGGAATGACGGGCCATGAACGGGGAGAGATTCCTTTTGAAACAAAATCCGAGATGTTTGAAGCGTTTAAGCTTTCTTTGTCTCCCTTGATCGAGGAGGGGAAGATGGCGATGGTTCTCTTTCAATTCCCCCCATGGTTCGACTGTAAAAAGGAAAATGTCGACTACCTGCGCTGGTGCAGGCAGCAGATGGAAGAAATCCCATGTGCCCTTGAATTCAGGAATCAAACGTGGTTCGAGCCGGCAGTCAGGGACAAGACCTTGCTGTTTATGAGGGAAGAGAATTGGATTCACAGTGTATGTGACGAACCTCAGGCAGGAATGAGTTCCATTCCCGCTGTACTTGAAATAGCCAATCCGCAAAAAACGCTCGTCCGCTTTCACGGCAGGAATGTTCATGGCTGGAATAAAACGGGCAGCGATCAGGAATGGAGAGAGGTCCGATACTTATATAAATACAGTACGGCGGAACTTGAAGAATGGGGGAAGGCGCTGAAAGACCTGAGCAGCAAAACGAAGGAGCTTTTTGTGGTGTTTAATAATAATTCCGGAGGAGATGCGGCCGGAAATGCTTTGGAACTGATTGAGCTTTTAGGTGTTACATACAAGAATCTTGCACCAAGGCAGATGAGCCTGCTTGATTTTGAATAA
- a CDS encoding VC0807 family protein: MKKHLIISDILFYLVLPYVIWEYGKAPLGDYWAMLLSTVPGIIYTVYRFFAEKQFNVTGLFIMASLSINTIIDLLSQNAERMQQNNVWVSVGFGLFWIATILIKKPFGLYLMADIAYLQGQKREDSLKLYKQPKLLPLFYLVSFVFAMQNLLNAALRAFLLNQYGIAQYDKILFYMKIYGWVFTVILMITFVFVGMKINEASPDDSDDRNQSIV, translated from the coding sequence ATGAAAAAACACCTGATTATATCAGATATTCTCTTTTATTTAGTATTGCCGTATGTCATCTGGGAATATGGGAAAGCTCCGCTTGGTGATTACTGGGCCATGCTGCTGTCTACTGTCCCCGGAATTATTTATACCGTCTATCGATTTTTTGCAGAAAAGCAATTCAATGTGACTGGCCTTTTTATCATGGCTTCACTCAGCATTAACACAATCATCGACCTGCTCTCCCAGAACGCTGAACGCATGCAGCAAAATAACGTCTGGGTATCTGTCGGATTCGGGCTCTTCTGGATCGCCACCATTCTTATAAAAAAGCCGTTTGGCCTTTATTTAATGGCGGATATCGCTTATTTGCAGGGACAAAAACGGGAAGACAGCCTGAAGCTGTACAAGCAGCCTAAATTGCTGCCGCTCTTTTACCTGGTCAGCTTCGTGTTCGCTATGCAAAATCTGCTGAATGCTGCTTTAAGAGCGTTTCTGCTCAACCAGTATGGGATTGCCCAGTATGATAAGATTCTATTTTATATGAAAATATACGGCTGGGTATTTACGGTGATTCTTATGATCACATTTGTATTTGTGGGAATGAAGATTAATGAGGCTTCTCCGGATGATTCGGATGACAGGAATCAATCGATTGTATAA
- a CDS encoding helix-turn-helix domain-containing protein, with protein sequence MGMTEYRGKVKHIQDTPFGYTISVIGGKWKMVILYLLAENGVVRFNELKNQIGTITYKTLSSHLKELEADGLIHRKEYPQIPPKVEYSLSKKAETLLPVLEELCEWGVKNRPGL encoded by the coding sequence ATGGGGATGACTGAGTATAGGGGGAAAGTAAAGCATATTCAGGATACGCCTTTTGGCTATACAATATCTGTGATCGGCGGAAAGTGGAAAATGGTTATCCTTTATCTCCTTGCTGAAAACGGGGTTGTTCGGTTTAATGAATTAAAAAATCAAATCGGGACGATTACTTACAAAACGTTAAGCTCACATCTTAAGGAGCTGGAGGCAGATGGTCTCATCCACCGCAAAGAATATCCTCAAATCCCTCCTAAAGTAGAATACAGTCTTTCCAAAAAAGCGGAGACGCTGCTGCCAGTATTAGAAGAACTGTGTGAGTGGGGAGTGAAAAACAGACCCGGTCTTTAA